A single region of the Prochlorococcus marinus str. MIT 0917 genome encodes:
- a CDS encoding lysophospholipid acyltransferase family protein: protein MLEQSKVFKGVEKIHKNIPRQSFVYGCVSYLLVFPIFRFLFRGQTIGISNFPKTGGVVVVSNHGSHLDPPILGHALGRPVAFMAKSELFNVPILSFIISACGAYPVKRGAGDREAIRNASNRLSEGWATGVFLDGTRQENGRVNDPKAGAALLAARTGSPILPVAIVNSHRAFPKGSIYPRFVSIHLRVGELIQPPKTKKREDLTSKTKEIQISINSMLDKGLIHNI from the coding sequence ATGTTGGAACAATCTAAAGTTTTTAAGGGAGTTGAAAAAATCCATAAAAACATACCTCGACAAAGTTTTGTTTATGGTTGCGTCAGTTACCTATTAGTTTTCCCGATTTTTCGTTTTTTGTTTAGAGGTCAAACAATAGGGATTTCCAATTTCCCTAAGACAGGAGGAGTTGTTGTTGTTTCTAATCATGGCTCCCATTTGGATCCCCCGATTTTGGGTCATGCTTTGGGCAGACCAGTAGCTTTCATGGCAAAATCTGAGCTTTTCAATGTGCCCATATTGTCATTCATAATTTCTGCTTGTGGTGCCTATCCAGTTAAGAGGGGAGCTGGAGATAGAGAGGCAATAAGAAATGCATCTAATCGATTAAGTGAAGGTTGGGCTACAGGTGTATTCTTGGATGGAACAAGACAAGAGAATGGGAGAGTTAATGATCCTAAAGCAGGTGCAGCTCTTCTAGCTGCTAGGACAGGTTCCCCTATCCTTCCAGTGGCAATAGTTAATAGTCACAGAGCTTTTCCCAAAGGATCTATTTACCCCCGATTTGTATCTATTCATTTAAGAGTTGGTGAATTAATTCAACCTCCTAAAACAAAGAAAAGAGAAGATTTAACTTCAAAAACAAAAGAAATTCAAATATCTATAAATTCAATGTTGGATAAAGGTCTAATACATAATATTTGA
- the fabD gene encoding ACP S-malonyltransferase, producing the protein MTIAWVFPGQGSQKLGMANSLLDLPGSRDRFELASEILGRDLWKICCDEVVPNEAIYDLNDTRNTQPALFVVESLLVDDLKRQERETQIIAGHSLGEIVGLYSAEVLDAKTALLLLKKRSELMASAGGGAMIAVLGFDRDELDELIRETEGASIANDNSESQVVLSGSPEAVRKVADNLKCKRAIPLQVSGAFHSIYMTEASKSFAAELDQVTFKDAQVPVLSNVDPTPTLSGDILKDRLKKQMITGVRWRETMDVMKKEGITTMIEIGPGNVLSGLAKRSMKGVLVSQISNASDLGY; encoded by the coding sequence ATGACTATTGCCTGGGTCTTTCCTGGACAAGGCTCTCAAAAATTAGGTATGGCAAATTCATTACTAGATTTGCCTGGTTCGAGAGATAGATTTGAATTAGCCTCAGAAATTCTTGGAAGAGATCTTTGGAAAATTTGTTGTGATGAAGTAGTTCCAAATGAAGCAATATATGATTTAAATGATACGAGAAATACGCAACCCGCCCTTTTTGTTGTTGAGTCGCTATTGGTTGATGATTTAAAAAGACAAGAAAGGGAGACCCAAATAATTGCAGGACATAGTCTCGGAGAAATAGTTGGTCTTTACTCAGCAGAGGTTTTAGATGCAAAGACAGCTTTATTGTTATTAAAGAAAAGATCTGAATTGATGGCATCGGCAGGAGGAGGAGCAATGATTGCTGTTTTGGGCTTTGATCGAGATGAATTAGATGAGTTGATTAGAGAAACTGAGGGGGCTTCAATAGCTAATGATAATAGTGAATCTCAAGTTGTTTTATCTGGTTCGCCAGAAGCAGTGAGAAAAGTGGCTGATAATTTAAAATGTAAAAGAGCAATTCCTTTACAAGTTTCAGGTGCTTTTCATTCCATATATATGACTGAAGCATCTAAAAGTTTTGCTGCAGAACTTGATCAAGTAACTTTTAAAGATGCTCAAGTCCCAGTTCTTAGCAATGTTGATCCAACTCCAACTTTAAGTGGTGACATATTGAAGGATCGCCTAAAAAAACAAATGATTACTGGAGTGAGGTGGAGAGAGACTATGGATGTAATGAAAAAAGAAGGTATAACAACAATGATTGAGATTGGTCCAGGAAATGTTCTCAGCGGGCTTGCTAAACGATCCATGAAAGGGGTCTTGGTCAGTCAAATATCAAATGCAAGTGATTTGGGTTACTGA
- a CDS encoding Ycf34 family protein, with translation MCICVDCAWVDRCKTYYTVEENHQVKHLSKNPDFQGTNPKIHINIFDLPDSKTGIEWDVRGCDSFKLDQGKWSRLRPGEEIPK, from the coding sequence ATGTGCATCTGTGTTGATTGTGCTTGGGTAGATAGATGTAAGACCTACTACACAGTTGAAGAAAATCATCAAGTCAAACACCTCTCCAAAAATCCAGATTTTCAAGGCACTAATCCAAAAATACATATTAATATTTTTGATCTGCCTGATAGCAAGACAGGTATCGAATGGGATGTAAGAGGATGCGATAGTTTTAAACTTGATCAAGGGAAATGGAGCAGGCTTCGTCCAGGAGAAGAAATTCCAAAATAA
- the tsaB gene encoding tRNA (adenosine(37)-N6)-threonylcarbamoyltransferase complex dimerization subunit type 1 TsaB encodes MEQASSRRRNSKIIIIINSLQNIHNSKSKYLLALHSCTESFGIAIKDIENPEKIIKSEIFNIGRSLSNKLFSCIETILPRKYWNQIIRISVAKGPGSYTSTRLTISMARIIAQQIDCSLDSMSSFHLMAPRLYKDLSKKQTFNPFWIKDVLPRRGIVAGKYQLVKIHQESNFHEFSEIISPTLISNEKLINPSFKASNNIEKDIISLINFSQYCQRSKIQSSWQKTLPIYPTSPIDNQK; translated from the coding sequence ATGGAGCAGGCTTCGTCCAGGAGAAGAAATTCCAAAATAATAATTATAATAAATTCATTGCAAAATATCCATAACTCAAAATCAAAATATTTATTGGCCTTACACAGCTGCACAGAATCCTTTGGGATAGCGATTAAAGATATTGAAAATCCAGAAAAAATAATAAAAAGCGAAATATTTAATATTGGTCGCTCCTTATCAAACAAATTATTTAGTTGCATAGAAACAATTCTTCCCAGAAAATATTGGAATCAAATTATTCGAATTTCAGTAGCAAAAGGTCCTGGGAGTTATACCAGCACAAGGTTAACCATCTCAATGGCTAGAATCATTGCTCAGCAAATTGATTGTTCATTAGACTCTATGAGTTCCTTTCATTTAATGGCCCCAAGACTTTACAAAGATCTTTCTAAAAAACAAACCTTCAATCCATTTTGGATTAAAGATGTTTTACCACGAAGAGGAATTGTGGCTGGTAAATATCAACTAGTTAAAATTCACCAAGAGTCAAATTTTCATGAATTTAGTGAAATCATTTCTCCAACATTAATAAGCAATGAAAAACTTATTAATCCTTCATTTAAGGCCTCTAATAATATAGAAAAAGATATTATTTCGCTGATAAATTTTTCTCAATATTGTCAAAGATCAAAAATTCAATCTAGTTGGCAAAAAACATTGCCCATCTATCCAACTTCACCAATCGATAATCAAAAATAA
- a CDS encoding CCA tRNA nucleotidyltransferase, with protein MISKDTLLSNHLFGDLKPKDWPISIDDLPPGSALVGGSVRDGLLNKFSQKPDLDFVIPINAIKFSENLSKKISATFIKLDENRDIARLVIDGWTLDFARQVGKNLTEDLLRRDFRINAIALRLQEKPEIFDPTGGMDDLKSKKIVAISEKNLLDDPLRILRGFRLMCELDFKLEKRTKSFLKNNVDKLSNVAPERIKTEILKIAHSKWNSSVWQTYLELQLLKKWNDDTLSYFDLQRKDITSKELLLGCFLAKLICLLGDEGLSNLKFSKNEIKRCKNLRFWVHKIKNLGLDELSEDERFQLHIDLEEDLPSLILFLNEKYKDVWLERWKDPSDPLFHPSSPLDGHKLQKVFRIPPGPSLGELIRHLSKEKAYRRFFTDEDALDVARKWTLENAPFL; from the coding sequence TTGATAAGTAAGGACACATTACTATCAAATCATCTTTTTGGAGATTTAAAGCCAAAAGATTGGCCAATATCCATTGATGATTTGCCTCCTGGAAGTGCCTTGGTGGGCGGTTCTGTTAGAGATGGATTATTGAACAAATTTAGTCAAAAACCTGATTTGGATTTTGTGATACCAATAAATGCTATTAAGTTCAGCGAAAATTTATCTAAAAAGATTAGTGCCACTTTTATAAAGCTTGATGAAAATCGAGATATCGCTCGATTAGTTATTGATGGATGGACTCTAGATTTTGCTCGACAAGTTGGAAAAAATCTTACTGAAGATTTATTAAGACGAGATTTTCGAATAAATGCAATTGCGTTAAGGCTTCAAGAAAAGCCAGAGATTTTTGATCCGACTGGAGGAATGGACGATTTGAAAAGTAAGAAAATTGTTGCAATAAGTGAAAAGAATTTACTTGATGATCCTCTGAGGATTCTTAGAGGTTTTCGATTGATGTGTGAATTGGACTTTAAGTTAGAGAAAAGAACTAAAAGTTTTCTAAAAAATAATGTAGATAAATTAAGTAATGTTGCACCTGAAAGGATAAAAACGGAGATCTTAAAAATAGCTCATTCAAAATGGAATTCTTCGGTTTGGCAAACATATTTAGAATTACAATTATTGAAAAAATGGAATGATGATACTCTTTCTTATTTTGATCTACAAAGAAAAGATATAACTTCAAAAGAGCTTTTATTGGGTTGCTTTTTAGCGAAACTAATATGTTTACTTGGTGATGAGGGCTTGTCGAATTTGAAGTTTAGTAAGAATGAAATAAAAAGATGCAAGAACCTTAGATTTTGGGTTCATAAAATTAAGAATTTAGGATTAGATGAGCTTTCCGAGGATGAAAGGTTTCAACTTCATATTGATTTGGAAGAGGATTTGCCATCTCTAATTCTTTTTTTGAATGAAAAATATAAAGACGTTTGGCTGGAACGCTGGAAAGACCCCTCTGATCCCCTATTCCACCCCTCTTCGCCCTTGGATGGCCATAAGCTTCAAAAGGTTTTCAGAATCCCCCCTGGCCCTTCATTAGGAGAACTCATTAGGCATCTTTCTAAGGAAAAAGCTTATCGAAGATTCTTCACAGATGAAGATGCTTTGGATGTTGCTCGTAAATGGACCCTAGAGAATGCCCCCTTTTTGTGA
- a CDS encoding beta-ketoacyl-ACP synthase III translates to MIRNSQWDSRISFVGCGSALPQKVINNDQLGQRVDTNDEWIQSRTGIGERRVIGENESLIDLATQAALNAVKMADWDMKTIDLIILATSTPEDLFGSAPKIQSNLGASNAVAFDLTAACSGFLFALVTASQYLASGSMKRAVVIGADQLSKWVDWDDRKTCVLFGDGAGAVAVETSVNESGLIGYDLKSDGTRGGCLNLYQSNIFLDLVKGATHQKGEYLPIKMEGKEVYKFAVKEVPIILGEILEKYQVKSETIDWLLLHQANQRILDAVAARFSIPSEKVLSNLKHYGNTSAATIPLMLDEAVRDQRIKSGDLIACSGFGAGLSWGAALFYWHGPY, encoded by the coding sequence TTGATTAGAAATTCTCAATGGGACTCAAGAATATCTTTTGTGGGGTGCGGAAGCGCCCTGCCTCAAAAGGTAATCAATAATGATCAACTTGGTCAGAGAGTGGATACTAATGATGAATGGATTCAAAGTAGAACTGGTATTGGTGAAAGACGGGTTATTGGAGAAAATGAGTCTCTGATTGACTTGGCTACTCAAGCAGCACTGAATGCTGTCAAAATGGCTGATTGGGATATGAAAACTATAGATTTGATAATTCTTGCAACATCTACTCCGGAAGATTTATTTGGCTCGGCGCCTAAAATTCAATCAAATTTAGGAGCTTCAAATGCAGTCGCTTTTGATTTGACTGCTGCTTGTAGTGGCTTTTTATTTGCTTTAGTAACTGCATCACAATATTTAGCTTCTGGATCTATGAAAAGAGCTGTTGTGATTGGAGCAGACCAGTTATCAAAATGGGTGGATTGGGATGATAGAAAGACTTGCGTTTTGTTTGGAGATGGAGCTGGAGCAGTAGCTGTTGAGACATCTGTAAATGAAAGTGGCTTGATTGGATATGATTTGAAGTCTGATGGAACTAGAGGAGGTTGCTTAAATCTGTATCAATCAAATATTTTTTTAGATTTAGTTAAAGGCGCTACTCATCAAAAAGGGGAATATTTGCCAATAAAAATGGAGGGAAAGGAGGTTTATAAGTTTGCAGTTAAAGAAGTTCCAATCATTCTTGGAGAAATCTTAGAAAAATATCAAGTTAAATCAGAAACAATCGATTGGCTCTTATTACATCAGGCTAATCAAAGAATTCTTGATGCTGTAGCTGCGAGATTTTCAATTCCATCAGAAAAAGTACTTTCAAATTTGAAACATTATGGAAATACCTCAGCAGCAACGATTCCATTGATGCTTGATGAGGCAGTTAGAGATCAGAGGATTAAATCAGGCGATTTAATAGCCTGTAGTGGATTTGGCGCTGGCTTGAGTTGGGGAGCCGCTTTGTTTTATTGGCATGGTCCCTATTAA